One Natrinema halophilum genomic window carries:
- a CDS encoding TlpA disulfide reductase family protein — MRRRELLAGVGSLGVLAGASGIVLGGIPSFRNERSTSTSSDGSEWPVEIETIDARGSEAGTITVPNGDVTVVMFFVTGCGQCQTHMPRFAEARSQLVEAHEDELTFLSVTYQSPDTMPADELRSWWTDHGGNWNVGYDPDSDLAANYRVVGYPVTLVIDGEGEKRWEELGVGYSADIVEAVESVVESRNEGASDSSSETNETAFNSTTETEKPTTTA, encoded by the coding sequence ATGAGGCGGCGTGAACTGCTAGCCGGCGTGGGCAGCCTCGGCGTCCTCGCCGGCGCATCCGGTATCGTTCTCGGCGGCATACCCTCGTTTAGAAACGAACGGTCCACGTCCACGAGCAGCGACGGCTCGGAGTGGCCGGTCGAAATCGAGACGATCGATGCTCGAGGGAGCGAAGCCGGGACGATTACCGTCCCGAACGGTGACGTTACGGTCGTCATGTTCTTCGTCACCGGCTGTGGCCAGTGCCAGACGCACATGCCGCGCTTCGCCGAAGCGCGATCTCAACTCGTCGAAGCCCACGAAGACGAACTGACGTTCCTGTCGGTCACCTACCAATCTCCCGATACGATGCCGGCTGACGAACTCCGATCCTGGTGGACCGATCACGGCGGCAACTGGAACGTTGGTTACGATCCCGATTCGGATCTCGCGGCGAACTACCGTGTCGTGGGCTATCCGGTTACGCTCGTCATCGATGGAGAAGGCGAAAAACGGTGGGAAGAGCTCGGCGTCGGGTATTCAGCGGATATCGTCGAGGCAGTCGAATCGGTCGTCGAGTCGAGAAACGAAGGCGCATCCGATTCCTCGTCGGAGACGAACGAAACCGCGTTTAACTCCACTACCGAAACCGAGAAGCCGACGACGACCGCGTGA
- a CDS encoding Eco57I restriction-modification methylase domain-containing protein, whose protein sequence is MREGAQPDRPYTHSSLFARYYLDERIQGRSAWDCDEAATEAMERLQVLFDSESKSAPDDECAVENVVPEILDVLGFETTVETTVSNGDDAVDFLLDDDTDTGLWDSDSSSDTGKRIDSEGPPPLENAIAIVQTCQRDAIDTAQNDGRPVDRVAANGIASTLERTPESVRWGILTNGRTWRLYGSTEVIMQTGGINKYETQARYEVDLPDLLERDDGEAFKYFYVFFRAAAFRESSGTTVLESIRAESWAVARELGTDLEESCFTALELLGRGINERCDPGIDPDDDERLEELKSQSLVLLYRLLVVMYAESRGLVGAAYSDGDETNEPPVSLDVLRFEIYDEIGAGGDGFAEHYDERSTTLWQRLDGLFQAIYEGGEALSVPSTDSGLFDRSEHECLPTSAICDRYLAEAIYRLSTTETGKGRHVPIDYADLDTRHLGNGYEALLERQFRIAPTKYAAVPGDDGPVWKPAIDVPESDAIETVDKGELYVVTDDGERKTSGTYYTPDEVVNYVVEKTVGPLVNEIEDELTSQGLRPTTEEYLDAFYHRVTDLTILDPAMGTGHFLTRATAYLASRVVSEHRTLEGTTAVDERRIRRAIVSECIYGVDRNEMAVELAKLSVWLEATAADQPTPFRDHNLRTGNSLVGSDVTEVLSAETLASIASTAACDEICRSESPFRRLFELADVHTAAQFDHEIPDGVHTRLEQAIDDGTWAELRTAEWFRRAQTVSDEKTFFHWELEFPDVFLTENGRAQERAGFDAVIGNPPWVATAGRGAISATMDRSLRAYLEDEYATTRQQFDLYVAFYEQFVRLAADGRTGIVVPDAILTREQNVHIRRYLLDNTAIAYILHLGTAFDTVENGAAVLVTGSSDDSINCAFADGATAVSSAEYDEIPQSVFREQDEHRFLLHLDRTTRSILETMDAHRRLGDRVSISRGEEIGKRAAVLSETKSQAESKAIIPGSAIKPYGFDDAETRYIPPDEIEKDRDQYTSPKLVFRQTAATPTGALDTESRATIKSVYNVTASESETDIVRVLGVLNSSLFEYYHEMKYAAYRSVFPQINQSTFESYPVAVPTDPEFEDLVNRRIEATRRLESLPLDLRSQLGEYRPGKPLSSVGSRQPVASPDSPLQKTTRELPQLRLGRASVSRRSAGTVLLEATARYKPPVGTGDAVADEPATETDQWGYTETDLLPAVRITRLGPREADLIEAFVPVAVDEAGGFANVRKTATKTNSLIDRLRKLTLPAVDDVRNGLDRYFEAKERAEELEAEIEKTDRRIDELVYDRYGLIEAEIEAVESTLDRMQDG, encoded by the coding sequence ATGAGGGAGGGAGCGCAGCCTGACCGGCCGTACACACACTCGTCGCTCTTTGCCCGCTACTATCTCGACGAACGGATCCAGGGCCGATCGGCGTGGGACTGCGATGAGGCAGCGACCGAGGCTATGGAACGGCTGCAAGTGCTGTTCGACAGCGAATCAAAATCGGCCCCCGACGATGAGTGTGCGGTCGAAAACGTGGTCCCTGAGATTCTAGACGTGCTCGGGTTCGAGACGACAGTCGAGACAACGGTTTCAAATGGGGACGACGCCGTCGATTTCCTTCTAGACGACGATACCGATACCGGCCTATGGGATAGCGACTCATCATCGGACACGGGAAAGCGAATCGACTCCGAGGGACCGCCACCGCTCGAGAATGCTATCGCCATCGTGCAAACGTGCCAGCGAGACGCGATCGACACGGCACAGAACGACGGCCGGCCGGTCGATCGAGTCGCCGCCAACGGAATTGCGTCCACCCTCGAACGCACGCCGGAGTCGGTCCGATGGGGTATTCTTACGAACGGGCGAACCTGGCGACTCTACGGGTCGACCGAAGTCATAATGCAGACCGGCGGTATAAACAAGTACGAGACCCAGGCCCGCTACGAGGTCGATCTACCGGACCTGCTCGAGCGCGACGACGGCGAGGCGTTCAAGTACTTCTACGTCTTCTTCCGGGCAGCTGCGTTCCGAGAGTCGTCGGGAACGACGGTTCTCGAGTCGATTCGTGCGGAGAGCTGGGCGGTCGCCAGGGAACTCGGAACGGACCTCGAAGAGAGCTGTTTCACGGCACTGGAGCTTCTCGGTCGCGGCATCAACGAGAGGTGCGACCCCGGAATCGATCCCGACGACGACGAGCGGCTCGAAGAGCTCAAATCGCAGTCGCTCGTCTTGCTCTACCGATTGTTGGTCGTCATGTATGCCGAGTCCCGAGGACTCGTCGGTGCCGCATATTCCGACGGAGACGAGACAAACGAACCGCCCGTCAGTCTCGATGTACTTCGATTCGAAATTTACGACGAGATCGGCGCGGGTGGTGACGGGTTTGCCGAGCACTACGACGAGCGGTCGACGACGTTGTGGCAGCGACTCGACGGACTCTTCCAGGCGATCTACGAGGGTGGGGAAGCGCTGTCCGTGCCGTCGACCGACAGTGGGTTATTCGACCGATCGGAGCACGAATGTTTACCCACCAGCGCGATCTGCGATCGGTACCTCGCGGAAGCGATCTATCGACTCTCGACGACTGAGACTGGAAAAGGGCGTCACGTTCCGATCGATTACGCCGACCTCGACACACGCCACCTCGGAAACGGTTACGAAGCGTTGCTCGAACGGCAGTTTCGGATCGCGCCAACCAAATACGCAGCAGTTCCAGGGGACGACGGGCCGGTCTGGAAGCCGGCAATCGATGTACCGGAGTCGGATGCGATCGAGACCGTCGACAAAGGTGAGCTGTACGTCGTCACCGATGACGGCGAGCGAAAGACATCGGGGACCTACTACACGCCGGACGAGGTGGTAAACTACGTCGTCGAAAAGACCGTCGGACCGCTGGTCAACGAGATCGAAGACGAGCTTACGTCACAGGGACTTCGACCGACAACCGAGGAGTACCTCGACGCGTTCTATCACCGGGTGACCGACCTGACGATTCTCGATCCGGCGATGGGGACCGGCCACTTCCTCACGCGTGCGACGGCGTACCTCGCATCCCGGGTCGTGTCCGAGCACCGCACACTCGAGGGAACGACTGCCGTCGACGAACGGCGGATTCGGAGAGCAATCGTCTCCGAATGCATCTACGGGGTGGACCGAAACGAGATGGCCGTCGAACTGGCGAAACTATCGGTGTGGCTCGAGGCGACCGCGGCCGACCAGCCGACCCCATTTCGGGATCACAATCTCAGGACGGGTAACTCGCTGGTCGGGTCGGACGTGACGGAGGTGCTCTCGGCCGAGACGCTCGCATCCATCGCGTCGACGGCTGCGTGCGACGAGATATGCCGTTCGGAGTCCCCTTTCCGGCGTCTGTTCGAACTGGCGGACGTTCACACCGCGGCACAGTTCGACCACGAAATACCCGACGGTGTCCACACACGACTCGAGCAAGCGATCGACGACGGGACGTGGGCGGAGCTCCGGACCGCGGAGTGGTTCCGGCGGGCGCAAACCGTGAGCGACGAGAAGACGTTTTTCCACTGGGAACTCGAGTTTCCCGACGTATTCCTGACCGAGAACGGTCGGGCACAAGAGAGAGCGGGATTCGATGCAGTAATCGGGAACCCGCCGTGGGTCGCGACTGCGGGCCGAGGCGCTATCAGCGCGACGATGGACCGATCGCTTCGAGCGTATCTCGAAGACGAGTACGCGACCACGCGCCAGCAGTTCGATCTGTACGTCGCGTTCTACGAACAGTTCGTCCGCCTCGCTGCGGACGGCCGAACCGGTATCGTCGTTCCCGACGCAATACTCACACGGGAGCAAAACGTTCACATTCGTCGATATCTGCTAGACAACACGGCCATCGCGTACATTCTCCACCTCGGAACGGCGTTCGACACCGTCGAGAACGGAGCCGCGGTTCTCGTAACCGGATCGAGCGACGATTCGATCAACTGTGCATTCGCCGACGGAGCAACGGCAGTGTCGTCGGCCGAATACGACGAGATTCCGCAGTCGGTCTTTCGGGAACAAGACGAGCACCGGTTCTTGCTTCACCTGGATCGAACCACTCGATCGATTCTGGAGACGATGGACGCCCACCGACGGCTCGGGGATCGGGTTTCCATCTCGAGGGGCGAAGAGATCGGGAAGCGTGCAGCAGTTCTGTCCGAAACGAAATCGCAGGCCGAGTCGAAGGCGATTATTCCGGGCTCAGCGATCAAGCCATACGGGTTCGACGACGCGGAAACGCGGTACATTCCGCCCGACGAGATAGAAAAGGACCGCGATCAGTATACGAGTCCAAAGCTCGTTTTTCGCCAGACTGCGGCGACGCCGACGGGCGCCCTCGACACCGAGTCTCGTGCAACTATCAAGTCGGTGTACAACGTTACGGCGAGCGAATCCGAGACTGATATCGTTCGCGTTCTCGGTGTCCTCAATTCGTCCCTGTTCGAGTACTACCACGAAATGAAATATGCCGCCTATCGATCGGTTTTTCCCCAGATCAATCAGTCCACGTTCGAATCCTATCCGGTTGCCGTTCCGACGGATCCCGAATTCGAGGACCTCGTCAACCGGCGGATCGAGGCGACCCGAAGGCTGGAGTCGCTCCCGCTCGACCTGCGATCGCAACTGGGCGAGTATCGGCCGGGCAAGCCCCTCTCAAGCGTTGGGTCGAGACAACCGGTGGCGTCACCAGACTCGCCCCTCCAGAAGACCACACGTGAACTGCCGCAACTCCGCCTCGGTCGCGCGTCCGTGAGTCGTCGCTCTGCTGGGACGGTCCTACTAGAAGCGACCGCTCGATACAAGCCTCCAGTTGGAACCGGAGATGCGGTTGCGGACGAACCTGCGACCGAGACCGACCAGTGGGGCTACACCGAGACCGATTTGCTACCCGCGGTCCGCATCACCCGTCTCGGGCCGCGCGAGGCGGACCTGATCGAAGCATTCGTCCCCGTCGCGGTCGACGAAGCGGGTGGCTTCGCGAACGTTCGAAAGACGGCTACCAAAACGAATTCGCTCATCGATCGCCTTCGGAAACTCACGTTGCCCGCTGTCGACGACGTTCGTAATGGTCTGGACCGCTACTTCGAAGCGAAAGAGCGGGCCGAAGAACTCGAGGCCGAAATCGAAAAAACGGACCGCCGAATCGACGAACTCGTCTACGACCGCTACGGGTTGATCGAAGCCGAAATCGAGGCCGTGGAGTCGACCCTCGATCGCATGCAGGACGGTTGA
- a CDS encoding LysE family translocator, which produces MSSPIGTALAGVIFGLALAAPPGPMNAIIAEESVVRGWRAGFRSGLGAMLADAIFFVLTLVGIVAVIDRAPIVRPALYLTGGCLMLFFAVGAIDEARSATSFTDGGRVATSGFRKTFALSLTNPYQIGFWLTVGVGLLEPGTLDVLAAVPVAGQALAGTLVVQTGSPALLIGFFGGIACWIVVFPAALAAAGRRVDTFAPAVAALSAVVLVGFGLLFLMLGMLRLS; this is translated from the coding sequence GTGTCGTCACCCATCGGTACCGCACTGGCTGGCGTTATCTTCGGTCTCGCCCTCGCAGCACCGCCGGGACCGATGAACGCGATTATCGCCGAAGAAAGTGTCGTTCGTGGCTGGCGTGCGGGGTTTCGCTCCGGGTTGGGTGCCATGCTCGCGGACGCGATATTTTTCGTGCTGACGCTGGTCGGCATCGTCGCAGTCATCGATCGCGCACCGATCGTTCGGCCTGCACTCTACCTCACTGGCGGCTGTTTGATGCTGTTCTTCGCGGTCGGCGCGATCGATGAAGCCAGGTCTGCAACGTCGTTTACCGACGGCGGACGAGTCGCGACCTCGGGGTTCCGAAAAACCTTCGCACTCTCGTTGACCAATCCGTATCAGATCGGGTTCTGGCTCACCGTCGGCGTCGGCCTGCTCGAGCCGGGGACCCTCGACGTTCTCGCAGCCGTTCCAGTCGCGGGACAGGCGCTCGCGGGGACGCTCGTCGTTCAAACTGGCTCGCCGGCGCTGTTGATCGGGTTCTTCGGCGGTATCGCCTGCTGGATCGTCGTTTTTCCGGCTGCATTGGCTGCCGCGGGACGTCGCGTCGACACGTTCGCACCGGCAGTAGCCGCGCTGAGCGCCGTCGTTCTCGTCGGTTTCGGGCTCCTCTTTCTGATGCTTGGAATGCTCCGGCTCAGTTAA
- a CDS encoding DUF7332 family protein, whose translation MGGPRLPGGTVVVLCCIVLLFTIPISATTVRATTQERNAADSPEQPATACFDGAGATYIVGSESGTHIWIRLHAAMLTDSDGAIGAELIGSMDGTSIVEIVVGLQYVGDRILDLLSPADSFELIHGFDFQLPMLEAAMDFGPDDEQSSRSTGGESGGNESSADAGTNRQAHAEDSRFELLRC comes from the coding sequence ATGGGAGGGCCCCGTTTACCGGGTGGTACCGTCGTCGTGCTCTGTTGTATCGTACTTCTCTTTACCATACCGATTTCGGCAACGACCGTTCGAGCGACGACACAGGAACGGAACGCAGCCGACTCGCCCGAACAACCGGCAACAGCGTGCTTCGACGGTGCCGGGGCCACGTATATCGTCGGCTCGGAGAGCGGCACGCACATCTGGATTCGGTTACACGCGGCGATGCTGACCGACTCAGACGGGGCGATCGGTGCCGAGCTCATCGGTTCGATGGACGGAACATCGATCGTCGAGATCGTCGTCGGATTGCAGTACGTCGGTGACAGAATCCTGGACTTGCTGAGCCCGGCCGACTCGTTCGAGTTGATCCACGGGTTCGACTTTCAGCTACCGATGCTCGAGGCTGCGATGGACTTCGGGCCCGACGACGAGCAGTCATCTCGATCTACCGGAGGGGAATCGGGCGGTAACGAATCTAGTGCCGATGCCGGTACTAATCGCCAGGCACACGCCGAGGACAGCCGCTTCGAGTTGCTCCGGTGTTAA
- a CDS encoding HD domain-containing protein: MGVEIKETGLTDAEFEAMKGFVFEYLAASVEKEDEGGRMRWYPWHSAEYRHNHILNVVSLATEIAEKEGADTDVTRVAALFHDVAKLETDQELHAEAGARVAREYLESHGEYPESFIKQVSRAVEHHSYQSDLTDLALETQCLIEADLLDKIGANGTALMLLRMGYEARTHMDADDMVSRVLERGYDAASRVQSDTAESIAHQRLKRVKWFSEWLEDEIAALGE, from the coding sequence GTGGGCGTTGAAATAAAAGAAACCGGTTTGACCGATGCCGAATTCGAGGCGATGAAAGGCTTCGTCTTCGAGTACCTCGCGGCCAGCGTCGAGAAAGAAGACGAGGGAGGGCGCATGCGCTGGTACCCCTGGCACTCCGCCGAGTACCGGCACAACCACATTCTCAACGTGGTCAGTCTCGCGACGGAGATCGCCGAGAAAGAAGGTGCAGATACCGACGTGACACGCGTCGCCGCACTCTTTCACGACGTTGCCAAACTCGAGACCGATCAGGAACTTCACGCCGAGGCCGGCGCTCGCGTGGCTCGCGAATACCTCGAATCCCACGGAGAGTACCCCGAATCGTTCATCAAGCAGGTGAGTCGCGCCGTCGAACACCATTCCTACCAGAGCGACCTGACCGACCTCGCTCTCGAGACACAGTGTCTCATCGAAGCGGACTTGCTCGACAAAATCGGAGCCAACGGAACCGCCCTGATGTTGCTTCGGATGGGGTACGAAGCCCGCACCCACATGGACGCCGACGATATGGTCAGTCGAGTCCTCGAACGGGGCTACGATGCCGCTTCACGCGTACAGAGCGATACCGCCGAGAGCATCGCCCACCAGCGGCTGAAGCGAGTCAAGTGGTTCAGCGAATGGCTCGAAGACGAGATTGCCGCACTTGGCGAATGA